In the genome of Calliopsis andreniformis isolate RMS-2024a chromosome 10, iyCalAndr_principal, whole genome shotgun sequence, one region contains:
- the LOC143184915 gene encoding angio-associated migratory cell protein, which translates to MTQKDTPPSSPDMNNQMEDEDLVYIGDVEEVIDVYDTGDVRDEDAMEEDSPEKGDAVCVFTGHKASVFCGSLSKNGKLATTGGEEDKAYIWDTSSGEIVLDCTGHKDSIIFSEFNFDESYLATGDMSGVIQMWKVADRVKIWDYNMGDATWMKWHTAANILLAGSVDGEIYMWKVPEGDCKVFQGYGCRAETGALFPDGKRIAVGYEDGIIRIIDLKTTSVLSIISSPLGHSSTITNLDCHSDNNLVLSAAIDGKTIISTANTGKIISILQDLKNGEQNNIADTNEDAAGSERNGDTNWVEAAAFCKDPTFQVAATGTVNGEIFIWDISKQVLRQKIDQESGVYKLVWKGNTSLLFSAGLDGVLRCFYAKTGQCIRSFTGHSADILDLYISENGEKALTTSDDTTARIFDISYLT; encoded by the exons ATGACACAGAAAGATACACCTCCATCATCTCCAGACATGAATAATCAAATGGAAGATGAGGATCTGGTATATATAGGTGATGTAGAAGAGGTAATAGACGTGTATGATACTGGAGACGTTAGAGATGAAGATGCAATGGAAGAGGATTCTCCAGAAAAAGGAGATGCAGTCTGTGTGTTCACTGGTCACAAAG CTTCCGTGTTCTGTGGATCTTTGTCTAAGAATGGAAAATTGGCTACCACGGGAGGAGAAGAGGACAAAGCTTACATTTGGGACACATCATCTGGAGAAATTGTTCTTGATTGCACGGGACACAAAGATAGTATTatcttctcagaattcaattttGATGAATCATATTTGGCTACTGGAGATATGAGTGGTGTGATACAAATGTGGAAAGTAGCTGACAGAGTTAAAATTTGGGATTACAACAtgggagatgcaaca TGGATGAAGTGGCATACAGCTGCGAATATTTTATTGGCTGGGTCTGTTGATGGAGAAATATATATGTGGAAAGTACCTGAAGGAGACTGCAAAGTTTTTCAAGGATATGGTTGTAGGGCAGAGACTGGAGCATTATTTCCAGATG GAAAACGTATTGCAGTGGGTTACGAGGATGGAATTATTAGGATAATAGATTTGAAAACGACTTCTGTATTATCAATAATTTCTTCCCCATTGGGTCATTCCTCTACTATAACTAATCTCGATTGTCATTCAGATAACAATCTGGTCCTTTCAGCAgctatagatggaaaaactataaTTAGTACAGCAAACACTGGGAAG aTAATTTCGATTTTACAAGACCTTAAAAATGGTGAGCAAAATAATATAGCAGACACTAATGAGGATGCAGCTGGCAGCGAAAGAAATGGTGATACTAATTGGGTAGAAGCAGCAGCTTTTTGCAAAGATCCAACATTCCAAGTTGCTGCAACTGGTACAGTTAATGGAGAAATATTTATCTGGGATATCTCAAAACAG GTACTCAGACAAAAAATAGATCAAGAAAGCGGTGTATACAAACTAGTATGGAAGGGGAACACATCACTCCTGTTTTCAGCAGGATTAGATGGTGTTCTTAGATGTTTTTATGCAAAAACTGGTCAGTGCATACGATCATTCACAGGACATTCCGCGGATATACTTGATTTATATATATCAGA aaaTGGAGAAAAGGCATTAACAACGTCGGATGATACAACAGCCAGAATTTTTGATATTTCATATTTAACTTAA
- the Ahcy gene encoding adenosylhomocysteinase produces MSSKPAFKVADLSLAEWGRKEITLAEQEMPGLMAIRKKYGPSKILKGARISGCLHMTVQTAVLIETLVELGAEVQWSSCNIFSTQDHAAAAIAQTGVPVYAWKGETDEEYLWCIEQTLVFKDGQPLNLILDDGGDLTNLVHTKFPEYLKDCRGVSEETTTGVHNLYRMMKEGTLKVPAINVNDSVTKSKFDNLYGCRESLIDGIKRATDIMIAGKVCVVAGYGDVGKGCAQSLRALGGRVIITEIDPINALQAAMEGYEVTTMDEASTKGQIYVTTTGCKDIIVGHHFVNMPEDAIVCNIGHFDCEIDIAWLTKNAVKKVNIKPQVDRYELENGRHIIVLAEGRLVNLGCATGHSSFVMSNSFTNQVLAQIELWTKSESYPIGVHMLPKKLDEEVAALHLSHLGVKLTKLTEEQAKYLGIPREGPYKADYYRY; encoded by the exons ATGTCTTCGAAACCTGCGTTCAAAGTTG CTGACTTGTCTCTGGCAGAATGGGGCCGAAAAGAAATTACTTTGGCGGAACAGGAAATGCCAGGATTAATGGCGATCAGAAAAAAGTACGGACCTTCGAAAATTTTGAAAGGCGCACGCATTTCTGGTTGCCTGCACATGACAGTACAAACGGCGGTTCTTATTGAAACTCTTGTTGAACTTGGAGCCGAG GTTCAGTGGTCATCCTGCAATATATTCAGTACACAAGACCATGCAGCCGCCGCTATTGCACAAACAGGAGTTCCTGTGTATGCATGGAAAGGTGAAACGGATGAGGAATATCTCTGGTGCATTGAACAGACACTTGTTTTCAAAGACGGCCAACCGTTAAATCTAATTCTTGATGATGGTGGCGATTTAACTAATTTGGTTCATACCAAGTTCCCAGAATATTTGAAGGATTGCCGTGGTGTTTCTGAGGAAACCACCACTGGTGTGCACAATCTTTATCGTATGATGAAAGAAGGCACCCTCAAGGTCCCTGCAATAAATGTTAATGACTCAGTAACAAAG AGTAAATTTGACAATCTCTATGGATGCAGAGAGTCATTGATTGATGGTATCAAACGAGCAACAGATATCATGATTGCTGGAAAAGTTTGTGTGGTGGCTGGCTATGGAGATGTTGGTAAAGGCTGTGCTCAGAGTCTTAGAGCATTAGGAGGTCGTGTTATAATCACAGAAATTGACCCTATTAATGCATTACAAGCTGCTATGGAAGGCTATGAG GTAACAACAATGGATGAAGCATCAACCAAAGGACAAATATATGTCACCACTACAGGATGTAAAGATATTATAGTGGGTCATCATTTTGTGAACATGCCAGAAGATGCTATTGTTTGCAATATTGGTCACTTTGACTGTGAAATAGATATTGCTTGGCTCAcgaaaaatgcagttaaaaaagTTAACATTAAGCCCCAAGTAGATAGATACGAACTGGAGAACGGCAG ACACATCATCGTCCTCGCAGAGGGCCGTTTAGTTAATCTTGGATGTGCCACAGGACATTCTAGTTTCGTTATGAGTAATTCCTTTACGAACCAAGTTCTGGCGCAAATAGAATTATGGACAAAATCGGAATCCTATCCGATCGGCGTGCATATGTTGCCGAAGAAATTAGACGAAGAGGTCGCAGCATTGCATTTGAGTCACCTTGGTGTGAAACTAACAAAACTGACAGAAGAACAGGCTAAATATCTTGGTATACCTAGGGAAGGACCTTACAAGGCTGATTATTATCGATATTAG
- the LOC143184916 gene encoding UPF0598 protein CG30010 encodes MISILPLRIFPVGIRRSLYSKTFKRHYVEYVQGQSPEPKVREYFYYIDHQGMLFLDDARMKNFTSCFKDKKFLAFFFKRLKKNDTGRYVDHFPYVSLCGPERNFVRCDDLPIVFTKIVQRQNSETGEMQDWFGYAHAEELLIVPFEPEKLYMNVQSGRVYHPAPEKTGGIGLVRSKIAIELSPFFDFEKGEEYSPTHFTWRNKRYTLDSEWCKGKIIKPMEYK; translated from the exons ATGATTTCAATATTGCCATTACGTATATTCCCAGTTGGAATTAGGAGATCACTTTACTCCAAAACTTTTAAAAGACACTATGTGGAATATGTGCAAGGGCAGTCACCAGAGCCTAAAGTCAGAGAGTACTTCTACTACATAGATCACCAAGGCATG CTGTTTCTGGATGATGCTCGTATGAAAAACTTTACATCATGTTTCAAAG ATAAAAAATTTTTGGCATTTTTTTTCAAGCGCTTAAAGAAAAATGACACTGGAAGATATGTAGATCACTTTCCATATGTTTCTCTCTGTGGTCCAGAGAGAAATTTTGTCAGATGTGATGATTTGCCAATAGTTTTTACAAAAATTGTACAGAGACAAAATTCTGAAACTGGAGAAATGCAAGATTGGTTTGGTTATGCTCATGCAGAAGAATTATTAATA GTGCCATTTGAGCCAGAGAAATTATATATGAATGTGCAATCAGGAAGGGTATATCATCCTGCACCAGAAAAAACAGGAGGAATTGGTCTTGTGAGATCCAAAATTGCAATTGAACTTAGTCCATTCTTTGACTTTGAAAAAGGGGAAGAATACAGTCCTACTCATTTTACGTGGAGGAATAAAAGATACACTTTGGATTCCGAGTGGTGTAAGGGTAAAATAATTAAACCTATggaatacaaataa